In the genome of uncultured Sphaerochaeta sp., the window GTGTGCTGCTCAAGCCCGCAGTTCCTGGTACCGGTGTCATCGCCGGCGGAGCTGTGCGTGCCATCTGTGATGCATGTGGTATCAACGACATCCTGAGCAAGTCTCTTGGGTCGAAGAACTCCATCAACACGGTGAAAGCTGCCTTTGATGCACTTGAGCATCTGTTCGATGCGAAGGTCGTGGCTAAGAATCGGGGCAAGTCCCTGAGTGAGATGTGGGGGTAAGATGATGGCTGAAGCGAAGAAGGTCAAGGTAACCTTGGTCAAGGGGCTCTCCGGATGCCTGCCCAATCAGCGCAGGACCGTTAAGGCTCTTGGACTTGGCAAGATTTCCAGCTCGGTTATACATGATGCCACTCCCGCAAATCTCGGGATGGTCCGTGTAGTTGCACACCTTGTGAAAGTCGAGGAGATGTAAGATGGGACAGATCAACGCACCGAAGGGTGCCAATACAAAAAAAACAATCGTAGGTCGTGGCGCTTCCTCGAAGGGTCGCTCCTGCGGTAGAGGTCACGATGGACAGAGTTCCCGCTCCGGCGGTGGTGTTCGTCTTGGCTTTGAAGGCGGCCAGATGCCTCTGTACCGCCGCGTCGCAAGAAGGGGTTTCTCGAACAGCGTATTCAAGCAAGAGTATGTTGTCGTGTCCCTCGATGTGATTTCCGCCAACTTTGAAGATGGAGATGTAGTTACCCTCGACGCCCTTAAGGACGCTGGGTTGGTCAAGGGATACAATGCACAGGCCAAAATCCTGAGCAATGGTGAACTGACCAAGAAGGTAGTCATTGACGGACTGAAGGTTTCCGCAAGCGCAATCGAGAAGATTAAGGCTGCGGGCGGCGAAATCAGATAACAAAGAAGGGCTTTATGGCAAACTCCTTAGTTGAGATGTATAGAATTAAGGATCTTCGCAAGAAGATTTTCATGACCCTGGGCCTGCTGATTGTCAGCAGGGTCGGGGCGGTGATTCCTATTCCTGGGATTGATCCGGAAGTTCTGAAACTGTTTTTTCTTTCACAGAGTTCAAGTTCCAATATTGGTCTCACCGAGTATTTGAACTTTTTCTCCGGCGGAGCATTTTCCAACTTCTCACTCTTTATGCTTGGTGTCATGCCGTACATCAGCATGCAGATCATTCTGCAGCTGTTGATGCTGGTCGTGCCCTCGCTGAAGAAGCTGGCTCAGGATCCGTCAGGCCATAAGAA includes:
- the rpmD gene encoding 50S ribosomal protein L30 encodes the protein MAEAKKVKVTLVKGLSGCLPNQRRTVKALGLGKISSSVIHDATPANLGMVRVVAHLVKVEEM
- the rplO gene encoding 50S ribosomal protein L15; this encodes MGQINAPKGANTKKTIVGRGASSKGRSCGRGHDGQSSRSGGGVRLGFEGGQMPLYRRVARRGFSNSVFKQEYVVVSLDVISANFEDGDVVTLDALKDAGLVKGYNAQAKILSNGELTKKVVIDGLKVSASAIEKIKAAGGEIR